The Desulfovibrio sp. G11 region TTTCTGGATTTTGCCCTGCAGGAGGAATCCATACGCAGAGTGCGCCGCTATTTCAGGGAAGAAAAAAAGAATCAGGGCGATGTGGACGGGCGGTATACCCACTATTTACGCTGCCTGGCAGAAGCGGAAAGCGGCTTCATCGACCAGTTGACAGGTCAGCCCTGCGATGAAGACTATAGTGTTGAAGCCCGACGTGCCGTGGAGATATGGGAAGGGCACTGGCTGCCCATCCCCTTTCTGCGCACGCTCGATCAGGCATGGCCTGATGGCGGCAAGCGTTTTGAATGCGGCCCCTCCAACTGGGCGCGGGCGCGCGTCATGCATTCCGACCGCCACCCGGGCCAGTTACGCATTGTGCTGGCATTCGATACCAATGTGGAGCAACGCCCGGCCGAAGGCGACGCCTACCACGCCCTGTCTCCGCAGGATGTGGCGGCCCACGGGCATTTCATGCTGGCGCACCTGGTCCGTGACAACTCGTGGTTTCTCAATGCGGCGTGGGTTGACGAATGGCTGAACGGCATTTTTGACAGCTGGCGTCAGGCCCAGCACCGGGGGCGCGGTTCGTGGAAAGACGATACCCCCTACGTGCTTGAGCATCTGGCCTGTTACCTCACCTGGCTCGACATCGTACGCATGGCCCTCAATGACTTGGCTGCGCAGGTCATCAATCCCGACCGCGATACCCCTGTGGACGTGGACCTTGTGCTGGATATCGGCAATTCGCGTACCACGGGCATTCTGGTTGAAACCCTGCCTCAGCGCGTTACAAACCTTAACGACAGCTATCTTCTGGAATTACGGGACCTGAGCCAGCCGGAGAACATCTACTCCGACCCCTTTGAAACCCGTGTGGAATTTGTGGATGCGGCCTTTGGCAACGATGCCCTTTCACGTCGTTCGGGCAGGCAGTCGCCCGCCTTTGCCTGGCCTTCGGCAGTGCGCATCGGTCCCGAAGCCGCGCGCCTTGCCACCCAGGCTGTGTGCGCCGAAGGCACAACCGGCATGTCCAGCCCCAAGCGCTACCTGTGGGACGAGCGCCCCTGGCAGCAAAGTTGGCGCTACAATACGGGCGGCAAGGCCGAACCAATGGTGAGCCGCGGTCTATTCCCCCGCCAGCTCAATCCGCTGGGGACCCCCCTGGCCTGCTTTGACGACCCCTTGTTCAAAAAAAACCCGGCCCTGCAAAAGCAGCAGGCCGAACCCATTTTTGAATCTCTGTTCACGCGTTCGTCGCTCATGCTCTTCATGCTGGGCGAAATTCTCACGCAGGCCCTTGTCACCATAAACTCTCCGGCCACCCGCGCCCGCAGGGAGCTGCCCAACCTGCCCCGCCGTCTGCGCAGGCTCATCTTTACCGTCCCCACAGCCATGCCTGTGGCTGAAAAACGTATTTTTCGCCGATGGGTCGTGTGGGCCGTGCGGGTTGTATGGAACGCGCTGGGATGGGAACAGTGGTATGCGCCCAAAATGCTTGCGCGAGGCCAGGGCGGCGACTACCGCCAAAGCCCGCAGGTTCGTTGCGACTGGGACGAAGCCAGCTGCTCGCAGCTTGTCTTGCTGTACAACGAACTGGCCGTAAAGCAGCATGGCGACGCGCACCACCTTTTCCGCCTTTTGGGCAGACCGCGCCCATCCTGCCAGGGCAGACCCTGCATACGCATGGGCTCCATTGACATTGGCGGCGGCACCACAGACCTGTCCATAACAACCTATGAGCTTGCCAGCGGCGAAGGCGATACCGCCCGCATCGTGCCGCACACGGAGTTCAGGGACGGCTTCAATATCGCCGGAGACGAAGTTCTGCGCGAGGTTGTGGCCAATCATGTCATTCCGGCCATAGGGCAGGCGCTGGTGCAACAGGGCCTTGCAGAGCCACGCGCCCTTCTGGGCCAACTCTTCGGGCGTGATTCCATCGGCATGTCGCAGGAAGACCGCAACACCCGTGTGCGCCTTGTACGGCAAATTGCCGTTCCCGTTGCACTGGGGCTTCTGGCGGCCTGCGAAAACCCGGACATACGGCATGCCAGCTATACCTGCGCCCTGCGGGATTTCTTTGAGCCTGATCTGCTGCATGAGCCGAGTGCGGCCCTGCCCGCAGCGCAAACCGAAGGCGAAGGCGTAATTTACGAACCTGCCGCCCTTGCACCACGCCCGCAGACCGCCATTTTACGGGCAGTAGAGGGCATGGTGCGCCGGGGGGCACCCTTCATCCAGAACTTCAACATTCTGGATGTTCCCATTGTGATCAGCCCCGCCGCTGTGGACGTGACCATACGCGCCACCCTTGGCCCGACCCTGTCTGCCCTGTGCGAAATGGTGCATATGTACGACTGCGATGTACTGCTGCTCACGGGACGGCCCAGCTCCTGGAACGGTGTGGTGGCCTCGGTTCTTGCCAAACTGCCTGTGCCGCCGGACAGGATCATCCCCATGCGCAGCTATCACGCCGGATCCTGGTATCCCTTTGCAGATGCGCAGGGCCGCATCACAGACCCCAAAACCACGGTGGTCGTAGGAGCGATCCTCTGTGCGCTGGCCGATGGACACCTTGAAGGCTTTTCTTTTGACTCCGGTGCGCTGCGGCTCACCTCCACAGCCCGTTACATCGGTGAGATGGACATCAACAGCCAGCTCAAAAAGCCCAAGGTCTGGTTTACTGTGAATGTGGACAGCAATGAAGGCACCGAACAGATACGCCGTGTGGCCTTCAGCGGGCCGCTTTCCATCGGCTACCGGCAACTGGACGCGGAGCGTTGGCCCACAACGCGCTACCATCTGCTTACTTTTGCCAACGAAGACGCGCGCGCCAGAGCTTCCGGCCGCCTGCCCTATGAAGTGGAAGTGCGCCTGACTGTAGAAGATGTGTGGGACGATGCCCCACGCACCGATGACGAAAAAGACCGCAGCGAAGGCGAATTCAGCATTATTTCCATTGTGGACAGCCAGGGACGTGGCGTAGACAGGCGCGATCTTGAAATACGCCTGCAAACACTGAAGCTGGACGAAGGCTACTGGCTGGACACCGGCATTGTGACCGATGCCGGCTAAGCGAGGCAACTAGTTATGGTTATGCAGCAGGATATGGACCTTGCGCGGCAGTGCCGCCAACTGGCGGATACAGCCGGACAGGCCGGAACATGGCTTCAGGACAATGCCGGACTTGTGGGTGGCGAAAAAAACGCCCTTCTCAGGGATATGCGCCACGCAATCCGCTTTTTCGGCAAGTGCGGGCAAGCGGCAGAACGCAAAATGTGCGTGGGCGTGTTCGGGCCAAGCCAGTCCGGCAAGTCATACCTTATCTCAGCGCTCGCCAGTGACGCCAATGGAACGCTGCTGGCCGACTTTTGCGGTGAAAGTCATGATTTTCTGAAAAAAATCAACCCCGAAGGCGGTAAAGAATCCACCGGGCTTGTCACGCGCTTCACCACAAGCCAGCCTGAAGGGCTTTCGCCGGAATTTCCCATCCGCCTGCGCCTGCTTTCTGAAACCGACGTGGCCCGCGTACTGGCCAACACCTACTATGCAGACTGCGACCATCAGGATGCTCCCGCAGCCGAGGCGCTGGTCAAGGCTCTGGACGCCATTGAGGCCGCCGCACCCGCGGCTCCTGTTGCGGACGGGCTGAGCGTTGATGATGTGGAAGATCTGCGTGACTATGTAAACAAGAATTTCAGTTCGCGCCCGCGGGTGCAGATGCTCCAGAACGGCTACTGGACCCGGGCAGCCGCCCTGGCCCCTCGGCTGGACACAGCGGGCCGCGTCCGTCTCTTTGGCCTCATATGGGATGAAGTGGAAGAGTTTCAGTCCGTTTATCTGCAATTATGCGATGCGCTGCACAGTCTGGGCAATCCTGCCGAGGTCAACTGCCCTCTTGAGGCCCTTATACCGCGTGAGCGGAGCATCATTGATGTGGAGCGGTTGCGCGGCCTCAGGCAAAGTACGGATGACATGCTGCCCATTCTTGCGCCCAACGATCGCACGGTCAGCCTGCCCAGGGCTGTGGTCACGGCGCTTACGGCCGAGATCACCATCTTCATGCGTGAAAAACCCGATGATTTTTTTGACCATACCGACTTGCTGGACTTTCCCGGTTATCGTTCGCGTTACAAATTCACCAATCTTCGCGAAGCCCTTGCCAGCAAGGAAGACATGCTCAAGGAGCTTTTTCTGCGCGGCAAGGTGGCATACCTTTTTGAACGCTACCGTGAAGAAAAAGAGCTGACCAGCATGCTCCTGTGCATCGCACCCGGCCCGCAGGAGGTTCACGACCTGCCGCACGCCGTCTACGAGTGGATATGCTCCACTCACGGCGAAAAACCCTCAAGCCGTGCGGGCAAGGATCCGGCCCTTTTTTTCGTGCTTACCAAGATGGACATGGAGTTTGAAAAAAAGAAAGGTTCGCCCTCAGTAGAAACCCGCTGGACGACCCGACTGGAATCATCGTTGGTAAAATTCTTCGGTCAAGTGCATGACTGGCCGGAAAACTGGGACGGTATCCATCCGTTCAGCAATGTTTTTCTTCTGCGTAATCCCAATTTCACCTGCGAAGCCATATTTGACTATACAGGCGGGCGCGAAACAGGAATCCGCCAGGACCAGACCGCCTTTGTAGAAGAGGTGCGCCAGGCTTTTCTGCAGTCGCCTCTGGTGCAGCGCCATGTGGCCGGGGCGGAAAAGGTCTGGCAGGCGGCCATGACCCTCAACGACGGCGGCGTAAGCCTTCTGCGCGACAGCCTACGCCCCCTGTGCAATCCCGAACTTAAACGGCAGCAGATCTGTGTAAGCCTTGATGAGAAAAAAGAGCAGCTTCTGGCACGCCTTGCCCCGTTTTACCGTACAGACGACCGTGAAGAACTGCGCCGCCAAAAAGAGCAGCTTTCACGCACCCTGGTCACCTTGCTGGCCAAGGTTGCAGAAAAACAGCTTTTTGGTGATTTTTTACGCCGCCTGCAGGTTCGCGATTACGACCTGTATGAACTA contains the following coding sequences:
- a CDS encoding virulence factor SrfB: MNVIPRYLSPVSIIPGGCPQFLDFALQEESIRRVRRYFREEKKNQGDVDGRYTHYLRCLAEAESGFIDQLTGQPCDEDYSVEARRAVEIWEGHWLPIPFLRTLDQAWPDGGKRFECGPSNWARARVMHSDRHPGQLRIVLAFDTNVEQRPAEGDAYHALSPQDVAAHGHFMLAHLVRDNSWFLNAAWVDEWLNGIFDSWRQAQHRGRGSWKDDTPYVLEHLACYLTWLDIVRMALNDLAAQVINPDRDTPVDVDLVLDIGNSRTTGILVETLPQRVTNLNDSYLLELRDLSQPENIYSDPFETRVEFVDAAFGNDALSRRSGRQSPAFAWPSAVRIGPEAARLATQAVCAEGTTGMSSPKRYLWDERPWQQSWRYNTGGKAEPMVSRGLFPRQLNPLGTPLACFDDPLFKKNPALQKQQAEPIFESLFTRSSLMLFMLGEILTQALVTINSPATRARRELPNLPRRLRRLIFTVPTAMPVAEKRIFRRWVVWAVRVVWNALGWEQWYAPKMLARGQGGDYRQSPQVRCDWDEASCSQLVLLYNELAVKQHGDAHHLFRLLGRPRPSCQGRPCIRMGSIDIGGGTTDLSITTYELASGEGDTARIVPHTEFRDGFNIAGDEVLREVVANHVIPAIGQALVQQGLAEPRALLGQLFGRDSIGMSQEDRNTRVRLVRQIAVPVALGLLAACENPDIRHASYTCALRDFFEPDLLHEPSAALPAAQTEGEGVIYEPAALAPRPQTAILRAVEGMVRRGAPFIQNFNILDVPIVISPAAVDVTIRATLGPTLSALCEMVHMYDCDVLLLTGRPSSWNGVVASVLAKLPVPPDRIIPMRSYHAGSWYPFADAQGRITDPKTTVVVGAILCALADGHLEGFSFDSGALRLTSTARYIGEMDINSQLKKPKVWFTVNVDSNEGTEQIRRVAFSGPLSIGYRQLDAERWPTTRYHLLTFANEDARARASGRLPYEVEVRLTVEDVWDDAPRTDDEKDRSEGEFSIISIVDSQGRGVDRRDLEIRLQTLKLDEGYWLDTGIVTDAG
- a CDS encoding putative virulence factor; this translates as MVMQQDMDLARQCRQLADTAGQAGTWLQDNAGLVGGEKNALLRDMRHAIRFFGKCGQAAERKMCVGVFGPSQSGKSYLISALASDANGTLLADFCGESHDFLKKINPEGGKESTGLVTRFTTSQPEGLSPEFPIRLRLLSETDVARVLANTYYADCDHQDAPAAEALVKALDAIEAAAPAAPVADGLSVDDVEDLRDYVNKNFSSRPRVQMLQNGYWTRAAALAPRLDTAGRVRLFGLIWDEVEEFQSVYLQLCDALHSLGNPAEVNCPLEALIPRERSIIDVERLRGLRQSTDDMLPILAPNDRTVSLPRAVVTALTAEITIFMREKPDDFFDHTDLLDFPGYRSRYKFTNLREALASKEDMLKELFLRGKVAYLFERYREEKELTSMLLCIAPGPQEVHDLPHAVYEWICSTHGEKPSSRAGKDPALFFVLTKMDMEFEKKKGSPSVETRWTTRLESSLVKFFGQVHDWPENWDGIHPFSNVFLLRNPNFTCEAIFDYTGGRETGIRQDQTAFVEEVRQAFLQSPLVQRHVAGAEKVWQAAMTLNDGGVSLLRDSLRPLCNPELKRQQICVSLDEKKEQLLARLAPFYRTDDREELRRQKEQLSRTLVTLLAKVAEKQLFGDFLRRLQVRDYDLYELCLNARQMPEQGQPQASVQVVGTRVSADDILGDIFGDNTESTPAAAKPSEQEQEQARDMAGVFTSLVMEHWIGRLRDLSASAEARSQLGLPALELDQLCHEIILAAARCRLRENLEEQLRRGTSYSNIARERLVWKQVSLAADAINAFVDWLGFDPRFKDQSQRTILFGGKSVSLFDPPQPIMGEPRIGEQEAPYDRLWYTDWLRALAYSITANVDFDGQQTLDPEQNNRLRDILQVFKG